One window of the Fusobacterium animalis 7_1 genome contains the following:
- a CDS encoding HU family DNA-binding protein — protein sequence MTKKEFAKLLFEKGVFTTRTEAEKKVDIIFNSMEKILLDGENLSIINFGKLEVIERAPRLGRNPKTGEEVKIGKRKSIKFRPGKAFLEKLN from the coding sequence ATGACAAAAAAGGAATTTGCAAAATTATTATTTGAAAAAGGAGTGTTCACTACTAGAACTGAAGCTGAAAAAAAAGTTGATATTATATTCAACTCTATGGAAAAAATCTTATTAGATGGAGAAAATTTAAGTATTATTAACTTTGGAAAATTAGAAGTAATTGAAAGAGCTCCAAGATTAGGAAGAAACCCTAAAACTGGTGAAGAAGTTAAGATTGGTAAGAGAAAATCAATTAAATTTAGACCAGGAAAAGCATTTTTAGAAAAATTAAACTAA
- the trmL gene encoding tRNA (uridine(34)/cytosine(34)/5-carboxymethylaminomethyluridine(34)-2'-O)-methyltransferase TrmL, translated as MNIVLYQPEIPYNTGNIGRSCVLTNTKLHLIKPLGFSLDEKQVKRAGMDYWHLVNLKVWESFEEFLEANKGIRLFYATTKTKQKYCDVKYEKNDYIMFGPESRGIPEDILNKNPERCITIPMIPMGRSLNLSNSAVVILYEAYRQLGFNF; from the coding sequence ATGAATATAGTTTTATATCAACCAGAAATTCCCTATAATACTGGGAATATAGGGAGAAGTTGTGTACTTACAAATACAAAATTACATTTAATAAAGCCATTAGGCTTTTCTCTTGATGAAAAACAAGTAAAAAGAGCAGGAATGGATTATTGGCATTTAGTAAATTTAAAAGTTTGGGAGTCCTTTGAAGAATTTTTAGAAGCAAATAAAGGGATAAGACTTTTTTATGCTACAACAAAAACTAAACAAAAATATTGTGATGTAAAATATGAAAAAAATGATTATATAATGTTTGGTCCTGAGTCAAGAGGAATACCAGAAGATATTTTAAATAAAAATCCTGAAAGATGTATAACAATTCCAATGATACCAATGGGAAGATCTTTAAATCTTTCAAATTCAGCTGTTGTAATTTTGTATGAAGCATATAGACAATTAGGTTTTAATTTTTAG
- a CDS encoding FeoA family protein produces MLTLKESVVGKRYIVKKIHGSGPLKRRIMDMGITKNSELYIRKVAPLGDPVQISIRGYELSLRKEDAECVEIEMINA; encoded by the coding sequence ATGCTGACATTAAAAGAATCAGTTGTTGGGAAAAGGTATATAGTGAAAAAAATACATGGTTCTGGTCCATTAAAAAGAAGAATTATGGATATGGGAATTACAAAAAATTCAGAATTATATATAAGAAAAGTAGCACCACTAGGAGATCCAGTACAAATATCTATTCGTGGATATGAATTGAGTCTTAGAAAAGAAGATGCTGAATGTGTAGAAATTGAAATGATTAATGCTTAA
- a CDS encoding low specificity L-threonine aldolase — MISFKNDYSEGACPEVLEALIKTNYEQTVGYGEDEYCKEARNLIKENINYPNADIYFLVGGTQANTTVISHSLKPYEAVIACKTGHISIHETGAIEATGHKIIEVDGIDGKLTPNLILNELRKHEDHHMVKPKMVYISNTTEIGTVYTKSELESISKVCKENNLYLYLDGARLASALASEKCDVNLEDYPKYCDVFYIGGTKCGLLFGEAVVIINDEIKKEFQFSVKQKGGLFAKGRLLGIQFVTLFKDDLYYKIGVHSNKMALKIKNAFAEKGIKLATDSYTNQVFVDLNPEQIKKLEKDVIFSVEFFGIGESQSSRFVTSWATKEEDVDRLVELIKNL; from the coding sequence ATGATAAGTTTTAAAAATGATTATAGTGAAGGAGCTTGTCCAGAAGTATTGGAAGCATTGATAAAAACTAATTATGAACAAACAGTAGGTTATGGAGAAGATGAATATTGTAAAGAAGCTAGAAATTTAATTAAAGAAAATATTAATTATCCTAATGCAGATATTTATTTTTTAGTAGGAGGGACACAGGCAAATACAACAGTTATTTCTCACTCTCTAAAACCTTATGAAGCAGTTATTGCTTGTAAAACTGGGCATATTTCTATACATGAAACAGGAGCTATTGAAGCAACAGGGCATAAAATAATTGAAGTAGATGGTATTGATGGAAAATTAACTCCTAATTTAATTTTAAATGAATTAAGAAAACATGAAGATCATCATATGGTAAAGCCAAAAATGGTTTATATCTCAAATACAACAGAAATAGGAACTGTGTACACTAAAAGCGAATTAGAAAGCATCAGTAAAGTTTGTAAAGAAAATAATCTATATTTATATTTAGATGGAGCGAGACTTGCCTCAGCACTTGCCTCTGAAAAATGTGATGTAAATTTAGAAGATTATCCTAAATATTGTGATGTTTTCTATATAGGTGGAACAAAATGTGGATTATTATTTGGTGAAGCAGTTGTGATTATAAATGATGAAATAAAAAAAGAATTTCAATTTTCTGTTAAACAGAAAGGTGGATTATTTGCAAAAGGGAGATTACTAGGAATACAGTTTGTAACTTTATTTAAAGATGATTTATATTATAAAATAGGTGTTCATTCAAATAAAATGGCATTAAAAATAAAAAATGCTTTTGCAGAAAAGGGAATTAAACTAGCTACTGATTCTTATACTAATCAAGTTTTTGTAGATTTAAATCCAGAGCAAATAAAAAAATTAGAAAAAGATGTTATTTTTTCAGTTGAATTTTTTGGAATAGGAGAAAGTCAATCATCAAGATTCGTAACTTCTTGGGCAACAAAAGAAGAAGATGTTGATAGACTTGTGGAACTGATAAAAAATCTTTAA
- the kdsB gene encoding 3-deoxy-manno-octulosonate cytidylyltransferase, producing the protein MKFLGIIPARYSSTRLEGKPLKMIEGHTMIEWVYKRANKSNLDALIVATDDERIYNEVINFGGQAIMTNKNHTNGTSRIAEVCEKMTDFDTIINIQGDEPLIEYEMINSLIETFKENKDLKMATLKHKLLDKEEIENPNNVKVVCDKNDYAIYFSRSVIPYPRKNENIAYFKHIGIYGYKRDFVIEYSKMSATPLEETESLEQLRVLENGYKIKVLETTHSLIGVDTQENLEQVIKFIRKNNIKI; encoded by the coding sequence ATGAAATTTTTAGGAATAATTCCTGCCAGATATTCTTCAACTAGACTTGAAGGTAAACCTTTAAAAATGATTGAAGGACATACTATGATAGAGTGGGTATATAAAAGAGCAAACAAATCAAATCTTGATGCTTTAATTGTTGCAACAGACGATGAAAGAATTTATAATGAAGTTATAAATTTTGGTGGTCAAGCCATAATGACAAATAAAAATCATACTAATGGTACTTCAAGAATTGCAGAAGTTTGTGAGAAGATGACAGATTTTGACACTATTATAAATATTCAAGGTGATGAGCCTTTAATAGAATATGAAATGATAAACTCTTTAATAGAAACATTTAAAGAGAACAAAGATTTAAAAATGGCAACATTAAAACATAAATTATTAGATAAGGAAGAAATTGAAAATCCAAATAATGTAAAAGTTGTCTGTGATAAAAATGACTATGCAATTTATTTTTCAAGATCTGTGATTCCATATCCAAGAAAAAATGAAAATATAGCATATTTTAAACATATTGGTATTTATGGATATAAAAGAGATTTTGTAATTGAGTATTCTAAAATGTCAGCAACACCTCTTGAAGAAACTGAATCATTAGAACAACTTAGAGTTTTAGAAAATGGATATAAAATAAAAGTTTTAGAAACAACTCATAGTCTAATTGGAGTTGATACACAAGAAAATTTAGAACAAGTAATTAAATTTATTAGAAAAAATAATATTAAAATATAA
- a CDS encoding histidine phosphatase family protein — translation MEIYFVRHGQTIWNVEKRFQGLSDSPLTELGITQAKLLGEKLKNIKFDKFYSTSLKRAYDTANYIKGNRKQKVEIFDDFVEISMGDMEGIKQEDFKKLYPEQVKNFFFNQLEYDPSSFGGESFLEVRERVIRGLNKFIELNKNYERVLVVSHGATLKTLLHYISGKDISTLSDEAIPKNTSYTIVKYENGKFEIIDFSNTSHLEGKL, via the coding sequence ATGGAAATTTATTTTGTGAGACATGGGCAAACGATTTGGAATGTTGAAAAAAGATTTCAAGGACTCTCTGATTCCCCACTTACTGAATTAGGAATTACACAAGCAAAATTATTAGGTGAAAAATTAAAAAATATAAAATTTGATAAGTTTTATTCTACTTCTTTAAAAAGAGCGTATGATACTGCTAATTATATAAAAGGGAATAGAAAACAAAAAGTTGAAATTTTTGATGATTTTGTTGAAATTTCAATGGGAGATATGGAAGGAATCAAACAAGAAGACTTTAAAAAACTTTATCCAGAACAGGTTAAAAATTTCTTTTTCAATCAGCTTGAATATGATCCAAGTTCTTTTGGTGGAGAAAGTTTTTTAGAAGTGAGAGAAAGAGTTATTAGAGGTTTAAATAAATTTATTGAATTAAATAAAAATTACGAAAGAGTTCTGGTTGTTAGTCATGGGGCAACATTAAAAACTTTGCTACATTATATAAGTGGAAAAGATATTTCAACTTTAAGTGATGAAGCAATACCTAAAAATACAAGCTATACTATTGTAAAATATGAAAATGGGAAATTTGAGATTATAGATTTTTCTAATACAAGCCATTTGGAGGGGAAATTATGA
- a CDS encoding tetratricopeptide repeat protein, protein MENNLIETLNILHKEGKHQEIIDKIETLPSEEMNPEIIGILARAYNNVDNYEKALELLKSIEKYEKDTNVWNYRIGYSYYYLDNYLEAKKHFLKAIEIDPTDSDSHLFLCWIYQELTDKEKDNSEKIIEYLNKSIEYANIYSKLEPEESIKDELIFAEERLGWAYDRLNNFVEGEKHLRKAIELGDNDKWVYSQLGYTLRFQDRYEEALENYMKSVELGRNDTWIYSEIAWTYFSLEKFSEALEYINKAKELSPVEVDLSLVSRTSSILIALGKHTEAIKLLENVVNRDEYKNDIGILSDLAFAYDDLEDYKNGLIYLKRANKLGRDDIWINTEFAYAYYYLGEYKKSYDYLIIVKNLGRDDLTLKLMFANTLSKMEKYEEAIEYYLELLENDKYKNDAILNCQIGWNYGELEKPKEALKYLFKAEKLGKDDRMINIDVGINLAKTGEIQDGINRLKRALTMEEGITLNDKIFLNSEIAYWYGELRDVENALKHLYIAKDLGRDDAWLNSQIGWNLLEEDVKEALKYLNKAKDLGKDDAWINRQFGFAYSQLREYEKAISSFKKARELGANDSWLLYQLGLALKEYGNIEEAINIFKEEIEITDYKGFGDLQLAWCYALIDEKEKAKEYFKNVDKYLASSLEKDEELKKDYNTVNELINSTTYIN, encoded by the coding sequence ATGGAAAATAATTTAATTGAAACATTAAATATTTTACACAAAGAAGGAAAACATCAAGAAATAATTGATAAAATTGAAACACTTCCAAGTGAAGAAATGAATCCTGAAATTATAGGAATTTTAGCAAGAGCATATAATAATGTTGATAATTATGAAAAAGCATTGGAGCTTTTAAAATCTATTGAAAAATATGAAAAAGATACTAATGTATGGAATTATCGTATAGGGTATTCTTACTATTATTTAGATAATTATTTAGAAGCAAAAAAACATTTCTTAAAAGCCATTGAGATAGATCCTACTGATTCAGATTCTCATCTTTTTTTGTGTTGGATATATCAAGAATTGACAGATAAAGAAAAAGATAATTCTGAAAAAATTATTGAATATCTTAATAAAAGTATAGAATATGCTAATATTTATTCTAAGTTAGAGCCAGAAGAAAGTATAAAAGATGAACTGATTTTTGCAGAAGAAAGATTAGGTTGGGCATATGACAGACTTAATAATTTTGTTGAAGGAGAAAAACATCTTAGAAAAGCAATAGAACTTGGCGATAATGATAAGTGGGTTTATTCTCAATTAGGATACACTTTAAGATTTCAAGACAGATATGAAGAAGCACTTGAAAATTATATGAAGTCTGTTGAATTGGGAAGAAACGATACTTGGATATATTCAGAAATTGCTTGGACATATTTTTCATTAGAAAAATTCAGTGAAGCCTTAGAATACATAAATAAAGCAAAGGAACTATCTCCTGTTGAAGTTGATTTATCACTTGTATCAAGAACTTCATCTATACTTATTGCCTTAGGAAAACATACAGAAGCTATAAAACTTTTAGAAAATGTAGTCAATAGAGATGAATATAAGAATGACATAGGAATATTATCAGATTTAGCTTTTGCTTATGATGATTTAGAAGATTATAAAAATGGTCTGATATATTTAAAAAGAGCTAATAAACTAGGAAGAGATGATATTTGGATAAATACAGAGTTTGCTTACGCATACTATTATTTAGGCGAATATAAAAAATCTTATGATTATCTTATTATCGTAAAAAATTTAGGAAGAGATGATTTAACTTTAAAACTTATGTTTGCAAATACTCTAAGTAAAATGGAAAAATATGAGGAAGCAATAGAATATTATTTAGAACTTTTAGAAAATGATAAATATAAAAACGATGCTATATTAAATTGTCAAATTGGTTGGAACTATGGAGAACTTGAAAAACCTAAGGAAGCTCTAAAATATTTATTTAAAGCTGAAAAACTTGGAAAAGATGATAGAATGATTAATATTGATGTTGGGATTAATCTGGCTAAAACAGGTGAAATTCAAGATGGAATTAATAGATTAAAAAGAGCATTAACTATGGAGGAAGGAATAACATTAAATGATAAAATTTTTCTAAATAGTGAAATAGCATATTGGTATGGAGAACTTAGAGATGTTGAAAATGCTTTGAAGCATTTATATATAGCAAAAGATTTAGGTAGAGATGATGCTTGGTTAAATTCTCAAATTGGTTGGAATTTATTAGAGGAAGATGTGAAAGAAGCCTTAAAATATCTAAATAAAGCAAAAGATTTAGGAAAAGATGATGCTTGGATTAATAGGCAATTTGGCTTTGCTTATTCTCAATTAAGAGAATATGAAAAAGCTATTTCAAGTTTTAAAAAAGCTAGAGAATTAGGAGCTAATGATTCTTGGTTACTTTATCAATTAGGTTTAGCCTTGAAGGAATATGGTAATATTGAAGAAGCTATAAATATTTTTAAAGAAGAAATAGAAATAACAGATTATAAAGGCTTTGGAGATTTACAACTGGCTTGGTGTTATGCTTTAATTGATGAAAAAGAAAAAGCTAAAGAATATTTTAAAAATGTTGATAAATATTTGGCTTCTTCCTTAGAAAAAGATGAAGAGTTAAAAAAAGATTATAACACTGTTAATGAGCTTATAAATTCTACTACTTATATTAACTAA
- a CDS encoding MATE family efflux transporter, which produces MYKKFLYKIIEEDMNIEKSIIANKKLIKNIFQITIPAVFDLLAQTLIMAFDMMMVASLGPTAISSVGVGTAAMYALIPALIAVATGTTALLSRAFGANNKIEGKKAFAQSFFIAIPLGIFLTVMFLIFSKEIINLVGNAKDMNLKDAILYQNMTVIGFPFLAISISTFYAFRAMGENKIPMIGNTLALILKILLNYLLIHIFKWGVFGAALSTTLTRLSSAIFSIYLVFWSKKNWISLQIKDLKFDYFTAKRILKVGIPAAMEQLGLRIGMLIFEMMVISLGNLAYAAHKIALTAESISYNLGFAFAFAASALVGQELGKGSSKKALKDGYICTMIAMIFMSTFGLLFFIMPHFLVSLFTDDKKVIELSTTALKIVSICQPFSGASLVLAGSLRGAGDTKSVLFITFLGIFLIRIPTTYLFLDILNFGLAGAWIVMTIDLFIRSSLLYYVFKRGKWKYLQV; this is translated from the coding sequence ATGTATAAAAAATTTTTATATAAAATAATTGAGGAAGATATGAATATTGAAAAAAGTATAATTGCTAATAAAAAATTGATAAAAAATATATTTCAGATAACAATACCAGCAGTTTTTGACCTACTTGCACAAACTTTAATAATGGCATTTGATATGATGATGGTTGCAAGTTTAGGACCAACTGCAATAAGTTCAGTTGGAGTTGGAACAGCTGCTATGTATGCTTTAATCCCTGCTTTAATAGCAGTAGCAACTGGAACGACTGCCCTTTTAAGTCGTGCTTTTGGGGCAAATAATAAAATAGAAGGAAAAAAAGCCTTTGCTCAAAGTTTTTTTATAGCAATCCCTCTTGGAATATTTTTAACAGTTATGTTTTTAATTTTTTCTAAGGAAATAATAAACCTAGTTGGTAATGCTAAGGATATGAATTTAAAAGATGCTATTCTTTATCAGAATATGACAGTAATTGGTTTTCCATTTTTGGCAATAAGTATTTCAACATTTTATGCTTTTAGAGCTATGGGAGAAAATAAAATTCCTATGATAGGAAACACCCTTGCATTAATTTTAAAAATACTTTTAAATTATCTTTTAATACATATTTTTAAATGGGGAGTATTTGGTGCAGCATTAAGTACAACTTTAACAAGGCTTTCATCGGCTATTTTTTCTATTTATCTTGTTTTTTGGAGTAAAAAAAATTGGATTTCCTTACAAATAAAGGATTTAAAATTTGACTATTTTACTGCAAAAAGAATTTTAAAAGTTGGTATACCTGCTGCAATGGAGCAATTAGGTCTAAGAATTGGTATGTTGATTTTTGAAATGATGGTTATATCCTTAGGAAATTTAGCTTATGCTGCACATAAAATTGCATTGACAGCAGAAAGTATTTCATATAATTTAGGTTTTGCTTTTGCCTTTGCAGCTTCTGCATTAGTAGGACAAGAATTAGGAAAAGGTTCAAGTAAAAAAGCATTAAAAGATGGATATATTTGTACAATGATTGCTATGATATTTATGTCCACATTTGGTTTACTCTTTTTTATAATGCCTCATTTTTTAGTATCCTTATTTACTGATGATAAAAAAGTTATAGAACTTTCTACAACTGCTTTAAAAATTGTTTCTATATGTCAACCTTTTTCTGGGGCTTCATTGGTTTTAGCAGGTTCATTAAGAGGTGCAGGAGATACAAAATCTGTTTTATTTATAACATTTTTAGGAATATTTTTAATAAGAATACCAACAACTTATCTTTTTTTAGATATACTTAATTTTGGTTTAGCTGGGGCTTGGATAGTTATGACAATAGATTTATTTATAAGAAGTTCTCTTTTATACTATGTTTTTAAAAGAGGAAAATGGAAATATTTACAAGTTTAA
- the feoB gene encoding ferrous iron transport protein B, with protein sequence MSITIALAGNPNCGKSTLFNALTGSNQYVGNWPGVTVSKKTGTYKKDKEIKITDLPGIYSLSPYTLEEVVSREYLIDGKPDVIVDVIDASNIERNLYLSTQLSEIGIPMVIALNMMDVVEKNGDKIDVEKLSKILACPIVEISALKGKNIDKVIEAAQKAAGTKQNYIQAFQGDVEKFITDIENSVSSVPTSQYKRWFAIKLFEGDKKATEKLNLSSDEKNKVDSIIKEATAKLDDDGEGIITDARYEYISKIISQTVKKGRSGLTMSDRADRILTNRIFALPIFVLVMFLIYYISVTVVGGPVTDWVNDTFFTDMIGGSVSSMLESIKVAPWLSSLIVDGIIGGVGAVLGFTPLIATLYLFMAILEDIGYMSRIAFILDRIFRKFGLSGKSFIPILIGTGCSVPGIMATRTIENENDRKMTIIVASFMPCGAKTEIIAFFAASIFAGSKGWWFAPVCYFAGILAVIISGIMLKKTRAFSGDPAPFVMELPEYHIPVASNVLRTVWDRVKAFIIKAGTIILLATIVIWFLQNISTNFEFVEFSSDSHSILETIGKAVAPIFTPTGFGHWAATVATISGLVAKEVVVSTFGVVAGLGDVGSTDPSMIKYAQSIFTPVSALSFMLFNQLCIPCFAATGAMREEMNDKKWACFTLIYQSLFAYAIALMVYQFGSILVLKTAPTVWTFIAGVVLLFMLYMLFRKPKVVKVEAKRAVSI encoded by the coding sequence ATGAGTATCACAATTGCTTTAGCTGGGAATCCTAACTGTGGGAAGTCAACTTTATTTAATGCTTTGACAGGCTCTAACCAATATGTAGGAAACTGGCCAGGAGTTACTGTATCAAAAAAGACAGGAACCTATAAGAAAGATAAGGAAATAAAAATAACAGATTTACCAGGAATATATTCTTTATCACCATATACACTTGAAGAAGTCGTTAGTAGAGAGTATTTAATTGATGGGAAACCAGATGTTATTGTAGATGTTATAGATGCATCAAATATTGAAAGAAATCTTTATTTATCAACACAATTATCAGAAATAGGAATTCCTATGGTTATTGCACTTAATATGATGGATGTAGTAGAAAAGAATGGAGATAAAATTGATGTTGAAAAATTAAGTAAAATATTAGCTTGTCCCATTGTTGAAATTTCAGCATTAAAAGGAAAAAATATTGATAAAGTTATTGAGGCAGCTCAAAAAGCTGCTGGTACAAAACAAAATTATATACAAGCCTTTCAAGGAGATGTAGAGAAATTTATAACAGATATAGAAAATTCTGTTTCATCTGTACCTACATCACAATATAAAAGATGGTTTGCTATCAAATTATTTGAAGGAGATAAAAAAGCAACTGAAAAATTAAATCTATCTTCTGATGAAAAAAATAAAGTGGACAGTATAATCAAAGAGGCAACAGCAAAATTAGATGATGATGGTGAAGGAATTATCACTGATGCAAGATATGAATATATATCAAAAATTATAAGTCAAACAGTAAAAAAAGGAAGAAGTGGTTTGACAATGAGTGATAGAGCAGATAGAATCCTAACAAACCGTATTTTTGCTCTTCCTATTTTCGTTTTAGTTATGTTTTTGATTTACTATATATCAGTTACTGTTGTGGGAGGACCTGTCACAGATTGGGTCAATGATACATTTTTTACAGATATGATAGGTGGAAGTGTATCTTCTATGTTAGAATCTATTAAAGTTGCTCCTTGGTTATCTAGCTTGATTGTAGATGGTATAATTGGTGGTGTTGGAGCAGTATTAGGATTTACACCTTTAATTGCAACTTTGTATTTATTTATGGCTATTTTGGAAGATATTGGATATATGTCAAGAATTGCTTTTATATTGGATAGAATATTTCGTAAATTTGGACTTTCAGGAAAATCATTTATTCCTATTTTAATAGGTACTGGTTGTTCTGTTCCTGGTATTATGGCTACAAGAACAATTGAAAATGAAAATGATAGAAAAATGACAATTATTGTTGCTTCTTTTATGCCTTGTGGTGCTAAAACAGAAATTATAGCATTTTTTGCTGCTTCAATTTTTGCAGGTAGTAAAGGTTGGTGGTTTGCACCAGTATGTTATTTTGCTGGAATACTTGCAGTTATTATTTCAGGAATTATGTTAAAGAAAACAAGAGCTTTTTCTGGAGATCCAGCTCCATTTGTTATGGAATTACCTGAATATCACATACCTGTGGCTAGTAATGTTCTTAGAACTGTTTGGGATAGAGTTAAAGCATTTATTATCAAAGCAGGAACTATTATTTTATTAGCAACTATTGTTATTTGGTTTTTACAAAATATATCAACAAACTTTGAGTTTGTAGAATTTTCAAGTGATAGTCATTCTATCCTTGAAACAATAGGAAAGGCTGTTGCACCTATTTTTACTCCAACAGGATTTGGACATTGGGCAGCAACTGTTGCAACTATAAGTGGTTTAGTTGCAAAAGAAGTTGTAGTATCAACATTTGGTGTTGTAGCTGGACTTGGAGATGTTGGTTCAACAGACCCAAGTATGATAAAATATGCACAATCTATTTTTACTCCAGTATCTGCACTTAGTTTTATGTTATTCAATCAATTATGCATTCCTTGTTTTGCAGCAACAGGAGCAATGAGAGAAGAAATGAATGATAAAAAATGGGCTTGTTTTACTTTGATATATCAATCTTTATTTGCCTACGCAATTGCTCTTATGGTATATCAATTTGGTAGTATATTAGTTTTAAAAACAGCTCCTACTGTTTGGACTTTTATAGCTGGAGTTGTATTATTATTTATGTTGTATATGTTGTTTAGAAAACCAAAAGTAGTAAAAGTTGAAGCTAAAAGAGCAGTTTCTATTTAG
- a CDS encoding FeoA family protein, producing the protein MDLLMAPTGKIMRIIKIKLDGEQKKQLANMGFVENANITVLTENTGNIIVNIKDSRVGIGKDIAQRIIVVPE; encoded by the coding sequence ATGGACTTATTAATGGCACCCACTGGAAAAATAATGAGAATTATAAAAATAAAATTAGATGGAGAACAGAAAAAACAACTTGCTAATATGGGTTTTGTTGAAAATGCTAATATCACAGTATTAACTGAAAATACTGGTAATATAATCGTAAATATTAAAGATAGCAGAGTAGGAATCGGAAAAGACATTGCTCAAAGAATTATTGTTGTACCAGAGTAA
- a CDS encoding DUF4299 family protein, with protein sequence MSISFYIKNKKKFWGYEKVLTVGEVIDLFKEYKLSIYNIDFDTDDFNKEKFYSTSIENWQENHSCILFGVEGKSARGFEFSYNITKNSYVIREFTPASENDWIIVLEFMKVLSEKLNTKIVSEQRDIFTSETINTFDYKSDIKSGIKVILDLLNKKNEKGFNVDNIYGIKRPISFNKEIIERIVNSSDEIKEFSKFCEDIQYINAYSAKQFFVDDKKINKKWAYYVLTENLRTVLPYKPSVEIFSMNYIKNEEVAFWKIFFCACKVDENGKEGVERIAESIYDNFIKKLPSDKYKFIDASYIVVEPLNREEIVEILK encoded by the coding sequence ATGAGTATAAGTTTTTATATAAAAAATAAGAAAAAATTTTGGGGATATGAAAAAGTTTTAACAGTTGGAGAAGTAATAGATTTATTTAAAGAATATAAACTATCTATTTACAATATAGATTTTGATACAGATGATTTTAATAAAGAAAAATTTTACAGTACATCAATAGAAAATTGGCAAGAAAATCATAGTTGTATCTTATTTGGAGTTGAAGGGAAAAGTGCAAGAGGTTTTGAATTTTCGTATAATATCACAAAAAACTCTTATGTTATAAGAGAATTTACTCCTGCTTCTGAAAATGATTGGATCATTGTATTAGAATTTATGAAAGTATTATCAGAAAAATTAAATACTAAAATTGTATCTGAACAAAGAGATATATTTACTTCTGAAACTATTAATACTTTTGATTACAAAAGTGATATAAAATCAGGAATTAAAGTAATTTTAGATTTATTAAATAAAAAAAATGAAAAAGGTTTCAATGTGGATAATATTTATGGAATAAAAAGACCTATTTCTTTTAATAAAGAAATAATTGAAAGGATAGTAAATTCTTCTGATGAAATAAAAGAATTTTCAAAATTTTGTGAAGATATACAATATATTAATGCTTATTCTGCAAAACAATTTTTTGTAGACGACAAAAAGATTAATAAAAAATGGGCTTATTATGTTTTAACAGAAAATCTTAGAACAGTTCTTCCATATAAACCAAGTGTAGAAATTTTTTCCATGAATTATATAAAAAATGAGGAAGTAGCTTTTTGGAAAATATTTTTTTGTGCTTGTAAGGTTGATGAAAATGGAAAAGAAGGTGTTGAAAGAATTGCAGAATCTATATATGACAATTTTATAAAAAAGCTCCCATCAGATAAATATAAATTCATAGATGCTTCATATATAGTGGTTGAACCTTTAAATAGAGAAGAGATAGTTGAAATATTAAAATAA